In Embleya scabrispora, the DNA window ACGCTATCGACTGCTCGCTGCCGACGGCATCCGGGCCCGAATACGGTGCGTGACGTGTCATACACGCGGGGGTTCCCGATCGTATGGAGGGTGCACGGCGGGGGCGCCACCGTCGTGCGACGACCGTGTCGATCCGCCGCGTCGATCCGTGCGATCGACCGGCTCGGCGACATCCACCCCACGCACCGGGAGATCCCGATGAAGCTCCGCACCCTTCTCGCCATGGCCGTGGCGGGCGTCGCGCTGGCCGCGTCCGGCGCGGCCCCGGCGGTCGCCGCCTCGGCTGCCCCGCGAAGCGCCGCGGCGAACTGCTACGTGGACAGCAACGGCACCCTGCACTGCGGCAACGGCGCGAGCGACCTGCGCTCGGAGCCGTTCTTTTGGGCCCCCGTGGTCAGCCGGCTGACCACCACGTACAGCTACTTCAGCTGCTGGACCGAGGGCGACCCGCACTCGGGCGGCAACAACATCTGGTACTACACCGACGGTGACGACGGCGGGCACGGCTTCCTGCCCGCGCAGCGTGTGCTCACCCCGCAGGACCCGATGCCGGGCATGTACCACTGCTGACCGGCTCGACCCGGCGTGGCCGGGGGGCGGGAGTCTTCCCTCCCCCGGCCGCGTCCGGCCGTCGGGCCCGTGCCGGAAGGGCCCGGGCTCATGCGCCGGGTCGGCGCCGGCTCAGGTGCAGTCCGGGACCTCGGTCTCGTTGCGGGTGCGCACACCGGGCAGCCAGCCCTCGGCGCCGGTGCCCAGGACCACCACCCGATACCAGTGCCGGGAGGCGACACCGGTCTCGTCGGTCACCCGCGGGCCGTCGGCGAGCAGGCAGACCAGGAGCACCCGGTCGCCGTGCCAGACCCGGTCGGCCAGGTCGGCCGTCCGCGACGACAGGGCCGGCTTGCGGAAGACACCGAGCGAGCACTCGATCGTGCGCAGCGCCCGGCACGGCTGCTCCGAGTTGTACACCTCGCCCTGCACGCTGGCCGCGCGCGCGGCCGGCGGCTTGGGCGTCGGCCGCTCGGCGGGGTTGTGCCGCCCGGCCAGGAACGCGCTCAGGCCGACCACGGCGACCACCACGACGGCCGCGAGCGCGGTCGCGAACGCTCCGCGCCACCTCGGGCGCGGTGCCGGCCGGCGCATCGCCCGCGCGGCGAGGCCGGGCGGTTCGGCGCAGTCGGCGTCCGCGTCGCGCAGCCGCAGGCGTAGTTCGCGAACCGCCTCGTCGGGGTCGTCGAGGTCGGGGGGCGACGGATTCACCGGGTCACTCCTTCGTGCCGGTCCCGGCGGCGGAACCGGCCGGTGGGGCCGCCCAGGCCGGCGCGCAAGCGGGTCAGGGCGCGCTCGCGCGAGCGGGACACCGTTCCGCGGTGCACGCCCAGGATCTCGGCGGCCTGATCGATCGTGTAGCCGTCCAGGTCGACCAGCAGCACCGCCGCGGCCTGCTTGGCGGGCAGCGAGCCGAGCATGCGCACCGCCTCCCACTCGGCCTCGCGCCGGGCGATCGGGTCGGCGGAGCCCGCGTGCGCGTGCTCCGGTTCGGGCGGCTCGGCCAGCAGGACCTGTCGACTGCGCACCCGCCATATGTCGCGGGTGACGCTGACCATCGCACGGAACGCGTACGCGTACGGCTCCGGGTGGCCCAGGAGCCGGTCGGGTCTGCGGGCCAGTTTCAGGTAGGTCTCGTGCACCGCGTCCTCGGCGCTGCCTTCGCCGGCGAGCAACACGGCCCGCCGGTACAACCGAGGGAGCAACCCGCAGAAGAGCGCGTCGAAGCCCTCGTCCCCCGTACGTGCGTCCATGGCCCATTGGTAACCAACCGGCCGGGCGTCGCGCGTGCTCCGAACGGGTGATCGCGGGGGGCGCGTCGAAGCGGAGCGAGGGCGGTCAGCCCTTGTCGAGGTACTCCGCGCGCTCGTCGTCCAGGATGCTGGCCAGCGCGCTGCGCAGGTCGGGGTGCTCGGTCAGGTCGGGGTCGGTCGTCACGATCGAGCTCGCCTCCTCGCGGGCGGCCACGATCAGGTCCTCGTCCCGGACCACCTCCAGCATGCGCAGCGAGGAGCGGGAGCCGGACTGCGCGTCGCCGAGCACGTCGCCCTCGCGGCGTTGTTCGAGGTCGATCCGGGACAGCTCGAAGCCGTCCAGGGTCGCCGCCACCGCGTCCAGGCGTGCGCGCGCCGAGGTGCCGCCGGGCATCTCGCTGACCAGGAGGGTGAGTCCGGGGGCGCTGCCCCGGCCGACCCGGCCGCGCAACTGGTGCAGTTGGGAGACGCCGAACCGGTCGGCGTCCATGATCACCATCGCGGTCGCGTTGGGCACGTTGACGCCGACCTCGATCACCGTGGTCGCGACCAGCACGTCCACCTCGCCGGCGGTGAACCGGCGCATCACGTCGTCCTTGTCCTCGGGCGCCATCCGGCCGTGCAGCACCGCGACCCGCAGACCGGCCAGCGGGCCATCACCGAGCGCGGCGGCGATGTCGAGCACGGCCAGCGGCGGCCGACGCTCCTCGGCCCCGCCGTCGGCGTCGGCGCCGATGTCGTCGGGGTCGTCCGGGTACGCCTCGGCGGGCAGGTCCTCGTCCCGCTTGCGGGCGCCCTTCTTCGCGGCCTTCGTCCCGGCCTTCTTCTTCGCCTTCGGATCGTCGTCCTCGTCGCCGATCCGCGGGCAGACCACGTACGCCTGATGGCCCTTGCCCACCTCCTCGCGCACCCGCTCCCAGGCGCGGTCGAGGAAGTGCGGCTTCTCCTTCGCCGGGACCACGTGGGTGGCGATCGGCGAGCGCCCGGAGGGGAGTTGGGCCAGGATCGAGGTCTCCAGGTCGCCGAAGACGGTCATCGCCACGGTGCGCGGGATCGGCGTCGCGGTCATCACCAGCAGGTGCGGCGGCCGCTTGCCCTTGCCGCGCAGCGCGTCGCGCTGCTCGACGCCGAACCGGTGCTGTTCGTCGACCACCACCAGACCCAGGTCGTGGAACTCGACCCTGTCCTCGATCAACGCGTGCGTGCCGATCGCGATGCCGGCCTCGCCGGTGACCAGATCGAGCAGCGCGGCCCGGCGCGCGGCCACCCCCATCGACCCGGTGAGCAGGGTCACCTTGGTCCCGACCTCGGATCCGCCCAGCATCCCGGCCCCCTCGGCCAGCGGCCCGAGCATCTCCACGATCGACCGGTAGTGCTGCTGGGCCAACACCTCGGTGGGCGCCAACAACGCCGTCTGCCCCCCGGCGTCCACCACGGTGAGCATCCCCCGCAGCGCGACGAGCGTCTTGCCGGCCCCCACCTCGCCCTGGAGGAGGCGGTGCATGGGGTGCTCGCCGGCCAGGTCGGTCTCGATCTCGGCGCAGACCTCCTTCTGGCCGTCGGTGAGTTCGAACGGCAGGCGGGCGTCGAAGGCGTCGAGGATGCCGTCGGGACGGCGGGGGCGGGCCACCGCGGACTGGGCGCGGGCGTCGCGGCGGCGGCGGGCCAGGGCGATCTGCAGGACGAACGCCTCGTCCCACTTGAGCCGGTCCTTGGCCGCGGCGACGTCCTCCCAGGAGGTGGGGCGGTGCACCTGGACCAGGGCCTCGGCCAGTCCCGGCATACCGCGCCGGGTGCGCATCTCGGCGGGCAGCGGGTCGCCGATCTCACCGAGCGTGTCCAGCGCCATCCCGACACACTGGGCGACCTTCCAGGACGGCATGTTCGCCGCCGCCGGGTAGACCGGGATCAGCGCGCCGGCGAACACGTTCGCCACGCCGTCCTCGTCGTCCTCGCCGATCAACTGGTAGTCGGGCCGGCTGAGCTGGACGGCGTTGTTGAACCGGCCCACCTTGCCCGCGAACAATCCGCGCCGGCCGGGCCGCAGTTCCTCTTCGCGCCAGGCCTGGTTGAAGAAGACCAGGGTGAGTTTGCCGCGCCCGTCGGTGACCTCGACCTCGAGCAGGTTGCCGCGCCGATTGCGGAACGGGCGCTTGGTCACCTTGGCGATCTCCGCCATCACGGTGACGTGCTCCTCGGGCTCCAGGCGCGAGAGGTCGGTCAGGCGCCCGCGCTCCGCGTAGCGCCGGGGGTAGTGGCGCAGCAGATCTCCGACGGTGTCCAGCTTGAGGGATTTGGCCAGCACCGTCGCCGTGCGGTCGCCGACGAGTTTCTTCAGCGGTTCGTCAAGGCGCGACATGCCGCCCAACGGTACTGGGCGGTGGTGTCATCGACGTGGTCCAACCGCCGGGTCGGCGGCTATTCGACCCCGATCAGCAGCGGATACACCTCCTGGCCGCCCTCGTAGACCATCACGTCCACGCCGAGCCGGGTGGCCCGCAGGTGGCGCTCGATCGCGGCGGCCAGGCCCGGCGGGCAGGCGCTGCCGGTGACCAGGGTGACCAGTTCGCCGCCGCCGGCGAGCATCCGGTCCACCACCACCGTGCCGGTCTCGCGCTGGTCCCGGCCGATCACCGCGATGTCGCCCTCGATCACGCCGAGCACGTCGCCCGCCTGGCACACGCCGGCCATCGTCCACGACTCGCGGACGGCGACGGTGAGCGCGCCGTAGCGGGTCGCGCCGGCGGCCGAGGTCATCCCCACGATGTCCTGGTCGAAGCGCCGACCCGGCTCGTGCACGGCGAGCGCGGCCAGGCCCTGGACGGCCGCCTTGGTCGGGATCACCTGGACCCGCACGCCCGCCGCCTGGGCCTGCTGGGCGGCCACCCCGGCCACCGCGTGGCAGTCGGCGTCGTTGGGCAGCAGCACCACCTCGCGCGCCTCGGTCCGCCGGATCGCGTCCACCAGCACGCTCGTGGACGGCCCCCGGCCCGGCCCGGCCTGCACGACGTGCGCGCCGTTCTCCGCGAACAGCGTGGCCAGGCCGTCGCCGTGGGCGACCGCGACGATCCCGCGCGTCGGCGCGGGTTCGGGGGCCGCTGTGCCGACGAGCACCCGCTCCAGGTGGGTGATCCGGATCCGGTGCGGGCGGCCCGCGGCGATGCCCGCCTCGACGGCGGCGCCCGCGTCGTCCACGTGCACGTGCACGTTCCACAAGCCCTCGCCGCCGACCACCACGAGCGAGTCGCCGAGCGCGCCCAGCCGCTCGCGCAGCGCCGGCAGCGCGTCGTCGGGCGCGTCGAGCAGATAGATCACCTCGAACCCGGGCCCGCCGCCGGCGTCCTCCTCGGACCCGAGGGGGTCGGCGTACGGGACCGGGACGGGCGTCTGCACCTGGTGCGGGGAGATCCGGTACGCCGAACGCTCGCCGGTGACCACCGCGAGCAGCGCGTCGAGCAGCACGGTCAGCCCGCGCCCGCCGGCGTCCACCACGCCGGCCCGGCGCAGCACGTCCAACTGCTCGGGGGTACGCGCCAGCGCGCCGCGGGCGGCGGTCGCGGCGGCCCGCACCACCGGTCGGATCTCCTCCCCCGCCGCGGCCGCCGCGTCGGCCGCGGCCCGGGCCACGGTGAGCATGGTCCCCTCGACCGGCCGGGCCACCGCGGCGTACGCGGCGTCGGCGGCGGTGCGCAGCGCGTGCGCGAGGGCGAGCCCGGCGGGCACCTCCCGGCCGCTCTCGCGCGCCGCGACCTGCTCTGCCTCGAATCGCTCGGCCATGCCGCGCAGGAGTTGGCTGAGGATCACCCCGGAGTTGCCGCGCGCGCCCAACAGCGCGCCGTGCGCGAGCGCCCGGAAGGCGCTCGGCAGATCGGGTTCGGGCAGGTCGGCGCCGAACAGCGCGTCGACCTCGGCGGTTCCCGATTCCAGGGTCAGGAACAGGTTCGTGCCGGTGTCGCCGTCGGGCACGGGATACACGTTGAGCGCGTCGATCTCCTCGCGCGCCCGACCCAGCAACTCCAGCGCGACGCGACCCCAGCGGCGTACCGCCGGACCGTCCAGCTCTCCCAGCAGGCCCTGCACGCCCACCTCCTGTACGAATCCGATTGTGCGCGTCCCGTTCGCCGGCAGGTTATCGAGACGGGGAGCGGTGAAGCGGCCGACCCGGATGGGTTAGGCTTGGCGGGAAGCATGGCGAGATCGACCGATTGCCCATGCCCGGATCATCCCGGGTTCGCGCATCGCCCGGTCCGTCGGTTACTCTTCTGCGGTTGTCCGGCATTCGCCGGCACGTGTTCGTACGCAATTCCCATTCGTCTTTGGAGTGTTCCCGTGGCTGCCAACTGCGACGTCTGCGGCAAGGGGCCGGGCTTCGGCAACAGCATTTCGCACTCTCACCGCCGGACGCCCCGTCGCTGGAACCCCAACATCCAGACGGTGCGTGCGAAGGTCGGTGCCACGCCGAAGCGCCTCAACGTCTGCACCTCGTGCATCAAGGCGGGCAAGGTTTCCCGCTAGTCGCGCGACCGTTCGACTTCTCGAAGGGCCGGTTCACCCCTGGGTGGACCGGCCCTTCGGCATGTCCGGGGCGGGTGCGCCGGCACAGGCCCGGGAATCGACCGTCTCCCCCGGGCCCGTCCCCCGCTCAGAACCCGTCGCGCCACCGCCACGCGTGGTCCACCGGGCCGATGCCCTCGCCGAGCGGGAACCCGGCCCGGATCGCGCCGGTGACGTACTCCTTCGCCGCCGCCACCGCGTCCGGCACGGTGTCGCCGAGCGCGAGCCGCGAGGCGATCGCGCTCGCCAGCGTGCAGCCGGTGCCGTGGGTGTGCCGGTTGTCGTAGCGCGGGCTGGTGAACCACCGCTCGTCGGTGCCGTCGAAGAGCAGGTCCGCGGCCTCGCCCTCCAGGTGGCCGCCCTTGACCAGGACCCAGTCCGGGCCGAAGCCGAGCATCGCCTCGGCCGCGCCGCGCATGTCGGCGCGCTCGCGCACCTTGTGGCCGGTCAGCAGTTCGACCTCGTACAGGTTGGGGGTGACCAGCGTGGACACCGGCAGCAGGCGGGTGCGCAGGGTCTCCAGCGCGTCGTTGGCGAGCAGCGTGTCGCCGTGCTTGGACGAGGCCACCGGGTCGACCACCACCGGCACCCGTACCTCGCCCAGCAGTTCGGCGACCACCGCCACCAGGTTCGGCGACGCGAGCATCCCGGTCTTGATCGCCTGCACGCCGATGTCGTCCACCACGCTGCGGAACTGGGCCCGCACCGCCTCGGCGGGAAGCTCCCAGTAGCCCTGGACGCCGAGCGAGTTCTGCGCGGTCACCGCGGCGATCACGCTCATCCCGTGCACGCCGTGGGCCAGCATCGTCTTCAGATCGGCCTGGATCCCGGCGCCGCCGCCGGAGTCGGAGCCGGCCACCGTCAGCACGCGCGGAGGAGTCTGCACCATGCCGTGCAGCCTATCCGCGCCCGTCTCGGGCCCACTTTCCCGCCCCCGAAGGACTCGATCGACGACCCTCAGCCCCGGTCGAAGTGATCCCACCCGCCGGCGACGTCGGGGTCGCGCCCGTCCACGGTGACCCCCGTGCCCGTGTGCACCCGTCCGATCACCCGCCAGCGCGCCGGCAGCGCGGTTCCCGCCGGGAAGGTGGCCGCGAGCGCGTGGTCCTCACCGCCCGTGAGCACCCAGTTGAGCGGGTCGGCGCCGAGCGCGCGCGCCACGTCGCGCATCTGCGCCGGTACGTCCAGCCGGTCGGACAGCACGTCGATGCGCACCCCGGACGCGCGCGAGACGTGTCCCAAATCGGCGAGCAGACCGTCGCTGACGTCGATCATCGAGGTCGCGCCCAGGACCGCCGCGCCGGGCCCGGCGTCGTAGGGCGGCTCGGGCCGGCGGTGCGCCTCCACGAACGCGCGCGGCGCGCGATGCCCGTGGCCCAGGATCGCCAGCCCCGCCGCCGACCAGCCCAGCCAGCCCGCGACCGCGACCACGTCGCCCGGCCGGGCCCCCGAGCGCACGACCGGGGCGCGCCCCTGGAGGTCGCCGAGCGCGGTCACCGCGACCGTGACCGTGTCGCTGCCGACGACGTCGCCGCCCGCCACACCCGCGCCGACCACCGCGCACTCGTCGCGCAGGCCGTCGTACAACTCCAGCGCCCACCCGGTGGGCAGGTCCGGCGGCCCGCACAGCCCGATCAGCAGCGCGGTCGGCACCGCGCCCATCGCCGCGACGTCCGCCAGGTTCTGCGCGGCGGCCTTGCGGCCCACGTCGTACGCGGTCGACCAGTCGCGCCGAAAGTGCCGACCCTCGACGAGCAGGTCCATGGTGGCCACCACCCGACCGTCGGCGGCGGTGACCACGGCGGCGTCGTCGCCCGGGCCCAGGGACACGTGCGGCCCCGTCGGCACGCGCGCGACCAGCGCCCCGATCAGGCCGAACTCGCCGAGATCGCCCAGCGTCCCGCTCATCGCCGCTCTCCTGCCATGCCCATCAGCCCTGATCCGCCTCGTCGACCATGTTTGTTCGGGGTGTCCGTTCGGGATTGCCTGTTCGGGGTGTCGGTTCGGGAACCGTCACCTTGTGATGCGTCGGCTCCCGCTGTGGTCGCCGAGCCCCGCCGGGCCGACAATGGTCGCAGCAGCGGGGGTCCCGTCAAGATCCCATCATCCTGCGCGCCGGGAGGCCGTGGTGGTACAGGCATACATCCTGATCCAGACCGAGGTCGGCCGTTCGGCGTCGGTGGCCAGAGCCGTCGCCGCACTGCCGGGGGTGACCCGGGCGGACGACGTCACGGGCCCCTACGACGTGATCGTGCGGGCCGAGGCCACCGACGTGGACCAGTTGGGTCGCATGGTGGTCGCCGAGGTGCAGCGCATCGACGGCATCACCCGCACCCTGACGTGTCCGGTGGTCAACCTGGGCTGACCCGGCGAACGCGTGCGATGCGCCGGGGCGACCCGGCCGACGAGTGCGACCCCCGGCGCGCCTAGGATCGAAGTCGTGCGCCCTCACCGTGTTCTCGCATGCCTGTTTCCGGTCCTCGTGGTGTCCGCGACGGGGTGCACCGACGGATCGGGGCGAATCGACGTGACCGCGCCGACGCCGGCGCCGGGGGCGGCGACCGAGGCGTGCGGGGCCCTGCACGACGCGTTGCCGAGCAAGGTGATGGACGCCGGGCCGCGCGAGACGTCGCGGAAGTCGCCGCTGACCGCCGCGTGGGGCGATCCGGCGATCGTGCTGCGCTGCGGGGTGGGGCTGCCCGCGTCGATGCGGGTGATCGATCCCGCCGAGGCGGGCAAGGTCCCGAACAACTCGGTCAACGTGAACGGCGTGTACTGGGCCTTCGAGACGTACTCCGGCGGAACGCGCTTCACCACCCTCTACCGGCGGGCCAACGTCGAGGTGTCGGTGCCGAAGAAGTTCGCCGAACCCGCCGCACCGCTGACCGACCTCGCGGACGCGGTCGAGCGCGCGGTGCCGGCCACACTGGATCTGTCCGACGACGCGTGAGCGGCGGCCGGGAGGCCGGCCGCCGCTCACGTCGTCCGGGGATCGGGCCCGGCGCCTACCGCAGCAGCGCGTTGGGGCGGCGCAGCGCCGCCGAGATCAGCCGGTCGACCAGTTCGGGGTAGTCCACGCCGGTGGCCTGCCACACGCTCGGGTACATCGACACCGGCGTGAAGCCCGGCATCGTGTTCACCTCGTTGATCACGAAGTGCCCGTTCTCCAGCAGGAAGAAGTCCACCCGGGCCAGGCCCTCGCAGGACAGCGCCTCGAAGGCGGCGATCGCGAGTCGCTGCACCTCGGCGGTCTGCTCCTTGGTCAGTTCCGCCGGCACGTCCAGTCGGGTGCCGTTGTCGGGCAGGTACTTGGCCGCGAAGTCGTAGAACTCGTGGCCGCCGCCGACCCGGATCTCGGCCGGCACACTCGCGCGCGGCCCGTCCTCGAACTCCAGTACGCCGCACTCGATCTCACGGCCCGTCAGCATTCCCTCGACGATCACCTTGGGGTCGTGCCGGCGGGCTTCCTCGATCGCCGCGTCCAGGTCCTCGATCCGGTGCACCTTGGTGATGCCCATGCTGGAGCCGGCCCGGGCGGGCTTGACGAACACCGGGAAGCCCAGCGAGGACACCGCCTCGCGCACGGCGGCCGGGTCGCGCTCCCATTCCCGGGGGCGGACCGTGGCATACGGGCCCGAGGGCAGGCCGAAGCCGGTGAACAGGGCCTTCATGTATTCCTTGTCCATGCTCGCCGCACTGGCCAGCACACCCGACCCCACGTAGGGCACCTGGGCCAGTTCCAGGAAGCCCTGGAGCGTGCCGTCCTCGCCGTAGGGGCCGTGCAGGAGCGGGAAGACCACGTCGATCTCGCCCAACAGCTTGGGCAGCATGCCCGGTTCGAGCACGGTGATCTCGCGCGCCGTGGGGTCGGCGGCCAGGATCAGCGGCGCGGTGGACTCCGCGACGTCGGTGACCTCGGGCAACCGGTCGCCCTGGATCGCCAGTCGCGCCGGATCGTCCCCGACGAGCATCCAGCGCCCGTCGGTACCGATCCCGATCGGCAACACGTCGTACTTGGAGCGGTCGATCGCGGCCAGCACACTCCCTGCGGTGACGCAGGAGATCGCGTGCTCGGAGCTGCGGCCGCCGAAGACGACCGCGACGCGGGGGCGCGAGGAGAAGTGGGGGGTGCCCGAAAGGTCGTTCATGGTCGAACAACCCTATCCCGGACGGCGTTCGAGCGCAGGAACGGCCCGCCGGGACGACGCCGACCGGACCGCGGCGAAGGCGCCGCGACCCGGTCGACGCCGCCGGTCACGACTGGTATCGCTCGGGCTTGGCGGAGCGGGAGAGCAGGGCCATGCCGACGGTCGGGGGTTTGCCGCCGTGCATGATCGACACGACCACGTCGGTGATCGGCATCTCGACGCCGTACCGACGGGCCAGCATCTGTACCGATTCACAGGACTTGAAGCCCTCGGCGATCTGCCGGCTGTCCCGGACGGCCTCCTCGATCGGCGTGCCGCGGCCGATCTTCTCGCCGAAGGTGCGGTTGCGCGACAGCGGCGAGGTACAGGTCGCCACCAGGTCGCCGAGGCCGGCCAGGCCCGCGAAGGTGTGCGCGTCCGCGCCCATCGCCGCGCCCAGGCGGGCGGTCTCGGCCAGACCGCGGGTGATCAGCGTCGCCTTGGTGTTGTCGCCCATGCCCATGCCGTCGGCCATCCCCACGGCGAGCGCGATCACGTTCTTGACCGCGCCGCCGAGTTCGCAGCCGACCACGTCGGTGTTGGTGTACGGGCGGAAGTAGGACGTGTGGCACGCCTCCTGAAGTCGCCGGGCGACCTCTTCGTCGGTGCACGCGACCACACTCGCGGCGGGCTGGCGCTGACCGATCTCCATCGCCAGGTTGGGGCCGCTG includes these proteins:
- a CDS encoding NAD(P)H-dependent glycerol-3-phosphate dehydrogenase; this encodes MTRCAVFGMGSWGTAFSIVLAEAGCDVMMWGRRPEQADAINTRHENEEYLPGIALPVGIEATTDPAKAAEGAEFVVLAVPSQTLRGNLTAWAPLLSDDAILVSLMKGVELGTANRMSEVIREVAGVPEGRIAVVSGPNLAMEIGQRQPAASVVACTDEEVARRLQEACHTSYFRPYTNTDVVGCELGGAVKNVIALAVGMADGMGMGDNTKATLITRGLAETARLGAAMGADAHTFAGLAGLGDLVATCTSPLSRNRTFGEKIGRGTPIEEAVRDSRQIAEGFKSCESVQMLARRYGVEMPITDVVVSIMHGGKPPTVGMALLSRSAKPERYQS
- a CDS encoding RNA polymerase sigma factor, encoding MDARTGDEGFDALFCGLLPRLYRRAVLLAGEGSAEDAVHETYLKLARRPDRLLGHPEPYAYAFRAMVSVTRDIWRVRSRQVLLAEPPEPEHAHAGSADPIARREAEWEAVRMLGSLPAKQAAAVLLVDLDGYTIDQAAEILGVHRGTVSRSRERALTRLRAGLGGPTGRFRRRDRHEGVTR
- a CDS encoding D-alanine--D-alanine ligase family protein, which encodes MNDLSGTPHFSSRPRVAVVFGGRSSEHAISCVTAGSVLAAIDRSKYDVLPIGIGTDGRWMLVGDDPARLAIQGDRLPEVTDVAESTAPLILAADPTAREITVLEPGMLPKLLGEIDVVFPLLHGPYGEDGTLQGFLELAQVPYVGSGVLASAASMDKEYMKALFTGFGLPSGPYATVRPREWERDPAAVREAVSSLGFPVFVKPARAGSSMGITKVHRIEDLDAAIEEARRHDPKVIVEGMLTGREIECGVLEFEDGPRASVPAEIRVGGGHEFYDFAAKYLPDNGTRLDVPAELTKEQTAEVQRLAIAAFEALSCEGLARVDFFLLENGHFVINEVNTMPGFTPVSMYPSVWQATGVDYPELVDRLISAALRRPNALLR
- a CDS encoding DAK2 domain-containing protein, with amino-acid sequence MGVQGLLGELDGPAVRRWGRVALELLGRAREEIDALNVYPVPDGDTGTNLFLTLESGTAEVDALFGADLPEPDLPSAFRALAHGALLGARGNSGVILSQLLRGMAERFEAEQVAARESGREVPAGLALAHALRTAADAAYAAVARPVEGTMLTVARAAADAAAAAGEEIRPVVRAAATAARGALARTPEQLDVLRRAGVVDAGGRGLTVLLDALLAVVTGERSAYRISPHQVQTPVPVPYADPLGSEEDAGGGPGFEVIYLLDAPDDALPALRERLGALGDSLVVVGGEGLWNVHVHVDDAGAAVEAGIAAGRPHRIRITHLERVLVGTAAPEPAPTRGIVAVAHGDGLATLFAENGAHVVQAGPGRGPSTSVLVDAIRRTEAREVVLLPNDADCHAVAGVAAQQAQAAGVRVQVIPTKAAVQGLAALAVHEPGRRFDQDIVGMTSAAGATRYGALTVAVRESWTMAGVCQAGDVLGVIEGDIAVIGRDQRETGTVVVDRMLAGGGELVTLVTGSACPPGLAAAIERHLRATRLGVDVMVYEGGQEVYPLLIGVE
- the thiD gene encoding bifunctional hydroxymethylpyrimidine kinase/phosphomethylpyrimidine kinase, with translation MVQTPPRVLTVAGSDSGGGAGIQADLKTMLAHGVHGMSVIAAVTAQNSLGVQGYWELPAEAVRAQFRSVVDDIGVQAIKTGMLASPNLVAVVAELLGEVRVPVVVDPVASSKHGDTLLANDALETLRTRLLPVSTLVTPNLYEVELLTGHKVRERADMRGAAEAMLGFGPDWVLVKGGHLEGEAADLLFDGTDERWFTSPRYDNRHTHGTGCTLASAIASRLALGDTVPDAVAAAKEYVTGAIRAGFPLGEGIGPVDHAWRWRDGF
- a CDS encoding DUF3515 domain-containing protein; this translates as MVSATGCTDGSGRIDVTAPTPAPGAATEACGALHDALPSKVMDAGPRETSRKSPLTAAWGDPAIVLRCGVGLPASMRVIDPAEAGKVPNNSVNVNGVYWAFETYSGGTRFTTLYRRANVEVSVPKKFAEPAAPLTDLADAVERAVPATLDLSDDA
- a CDS encoding thiamine-phosphate kinase produces the protein MSGTLGDLGEFGLIGALVARVPTGPHVSLGPGDDAAVVTAADGRVVATMDLLVEGRHFRRDWSTAYDVGRKAAAQNLADVAAMGAVPTALLIGLCGPPDLPTGWALELYDGLRDECAVVGAGVAGGDVVGSDTVTVAVTALGDLQGRAPVVRSGARPGDVVAVAGWLGWSAAGLAILGHGHRAPRAFVEAHRRPEPPYDAGPGAAVLGATSMIDVSDGLLADLGHVSRASGVRIDVLSDRLDVPAQMRDVARALGADPLNWVLTGGEDHALAATFPAGTALPARWRVIGRVHTGTGVTVDGRDPDVAGGWDHFDRG
- the rpmB gene encoding 50S ribosomal protein L28, which encodes MAANCDVCGKGPGFGNSISHSHRRTPRRWNPNIQTVRAKVGATPKRLNVCTSCIKAGKVSR
- a CDS encoding Lrp/AsnC ligand binding domain-containing protein, whose protein sequence is MVQAYILIQTEVGRSASVARAVAALPGVTRADDVTGPYDVIVRAEATDVDQLGRMVVAEVQRIDGITRTLTCPVVNLG
- the recG gene encoding ATP-dependent DNA helicase RecG translates to MSRLDEPLKKLVGDRTATVLAKSLKLDTVGDLLRHYPRRYAERGRLTDLSRLEPEEHVTVMAEIAKVTKRPFRNRRGNLLEVEVTDGRGKLTLVFFNQAWREEELRPGRRGLFAGKVGRFNNAVQLSRPDYQLIGEDDEDGVANVFAGALIPVYPAAANMPSWKVAQCVGMALDTLGEIGDPLPAEMRTRRGMPGLAEALVQVHRPTSWEDVAAAKDRLKWDEAFVLQIALARRRRDARAQSAVARPRRPDGILDAFDARLPFELTDGQKEVCAEIETDLAGEHPMHRLLQGEVGAGKTLVALRGMLTVVDAGGQTALLAPTEVLAQQHYRSIVEMLGPLAEGAGMLGGSEVGTKVTLLTGSMGVAARRAALLDLVTGEAGIAIGTHALIEDRVEFHDLGLVVVDEQHRFGVEQRDALRGKGKRPPHLLVMTATPIPRTVAMTVFGDLETSILAQLPSGRSPIATHVVPAKEKPHFLDRAWERVREEVGKGHQAYVVCPRIGDEDDDPKAKKKAGTKAAKKGARKRDEDLPAEAYPDDPDDIGADADGGAEERRPPLAVLDIAAALGDGPLAGLRVAVLHGRMAPEDKDDVMRRFTAGEVDVLVATTVIEVGVNVPNATAMVIMDADRFGVSQLHQLRGRVGRGSAPGLTLLVSEMPGGTSARARLDAVAATLDGFELSRIDLEQRREGDVLGDAQSGSRSSLRMLEVVRDEDLIVAAREEASSIVTTDPDLTEHPDLRSALASILDDERAEYLDKG